The Candidatus Eremiobacteraceae bacterium region TTCAAGCTGAGCGGCAAGATGCGGGAAGGGGCCACGGCCACCGATCTTGTGCTCACGTGCACCGAGATGCTGCGCCGTAAAGGCGTGGTGGGAAAATTTGTGGAGTTCTACGGGGCAGGCTTGAGCAATTTAAGCCTTGCAGATCGCGCGACCGTGAGCAACATGTGCCCGGAGTACGGCGCCACCGTCGCGTTTTTCCCGGTCGACGAAGAGACGCTTACCTACTTGCGCCTGACCGGCCGCGAGGTCAAGCACATCGAGATGGTGCGAGCGTACACGCAGGCGCAAGGCCTCTTTCGCACCGACGAAACCCCCGACCCGGACTTCACCGACACGCTCGCGCTCGACCTGGCCGATGTTGAGCCGTGCATCGCCGGACCGCGCCGCCCTCAAGACCGCGTGCCGCTCTCCGCGAGCAAGGAGACGTATTGCGACGCCTTCGGCGAGATGAGCGAACGCCGCGAGGCAAAGATCGCAGCCGCCACCATGTTCGACGGCGAAGGCAACGAGGCGGCGTCTCCGATGGCGCACCGGCGTATCGTCGCATATCGCGACGGCGAGATCACTCGCGATCTCGCGGACGGCGCCGTCGTCATCGCGGCGATCACCAGTTGCACGAACACTTCCAATCCCAGCGTCATGGTGGCTGCCGGCCTTCTGGCGAAAAAAGCAGTCGAGCGCGGGCTTCGTTCGAAACCGTGGGTCAAGACCTCGATCGCTCCGGGATCGAAAGTGGTCACCGACTATCTTGCCAAAGCCGGCCTCACGCCGTATTTGGAGAAGCTTGGATTTTTTCTGGTCGGCTACGGCTGCACCACGTGCATCGGCAACAGCGGTCCGCTTTCCGAACCCATAGCGCAAGCCATCACCGACAACGACTTGATCGTCTGCTCGGTGCTCTCCGGCAACCGCAACTTCGAAGGCCGCGTTCACCCACAAGTGCGGGCGAACTATCTCGCGTCGCCGCCGCTCGTGGTGGCGTACGCGCTCTCAGGCAGCATGGAATGGGATCCCATCCACGAGCCCATCGGCAAGGACACGAGCGGCGCCGACGTCTTCATGCGCGATCTGTGGCCGACATCGGCGGAGATCGGCGCGACCGTGGCCGAGTGCGTCGCAGAAGCCATGTTCCGCCGGCAGTACGCGGATGCGTTCGGCGGCGACGCCAACTGGAAATCGCTCGAAATCCAGGAAGGCACGCGGTTCAGTTGGGCGCCCGACTCGACGTACGTCAAACGGCCGCCATTCTTCGAAGGCGTCGCACGGAATCCGGCGCCGCGCGCCGACATCTCCGGGGCGCGCGTCCTGGCGCTGCTCGGCGACAGCGTCACCACCGATCACATCTCGCCTGCAGGAAGCATCGGCAAGAACACCTCCGCCGGCGCGTATCTGATCGAGCGCGGCA contains the following coding sequences:
- the acnA gene encoding aconitate hydratase AcnA, with translation MSTRLDSFGSRSILDVGGAKIAYHHLDAAGPGVKRLPFSLKILVENLLRYEDGRSVTKEQIAALAAWDSKIPSDHEIAFRPARVLLQDFTGVPCVVDLAAMRDAMAEMGGDPDKINPLQDVELVIDHSVIADAYGTREAFAINADFEFQRNGERYQLLKWGQHALRRFRALPPDQGIVHQVNLEYLARVVFTVDDAGATIAYPDSLVGTDSHTTMVNGLGVLGWGVGGIEAEAAMLGQPVSMLIPDVIGFKLSGKMREGATATDLVLTCTEMLRRKGVVGKFVEFYGAGLSNLSLADRATVSNMCPEYGATVAFFPVDEETLTYLRLTGREVKHIEMVRAYTQAQGLFRTDETPDPDFTDTLALDLADVEPCIAGPRRPQDRVPLSASKETYCDAFGEMSERREAKIAAATMFDGEGNEAASPMAHRRIVAYRDGEITRDLADGAVVIAAITSCTNTSNPSVMVAAGLLAKKAVERGLRSKPWVKTSIAPGSKVVTDYLAKAGLTPYLEKLGFFLVGYGCTTCIGNSGPLSEPIAQAITDNDLIVCSVLSGNRNFEGRVHPQVRANYLASPPLVVAYALSGSMEWDPIHEPIGKDTSGADVFMRDLWPTSAEIGATVAECVAEAMFRRQYADAFGGDANWKSLEIQEGTRFSWAPDSTYVKRPPFFEGVARNPAPRADISGARVLALLGDSVTTDHISPAGSIGKNTSAGAYLIERGIEVKDFNSYGARRGNHEVMMRGTFANVRLRNRLAPATEGGFTRHLPSGETMTIFDAAERYQNEGVPLVIIAGKEYGSGSSRDWAAKGPRLLGVRAVIAESFERIHRSNLIGMGIIPLQFQTGESATELGLTGEETYSIRGIADGVAPRKTLDITAVAPDGQRIAFSAVARIETPDEAEYYRHDGILQFVLRQLLA